In one Vibrio sp. YMD68 genomic region, the following are encoded:
- a CDS encoding MATE family efflux transporter has protein sequence MQSMLMIDTYLVSSLGEIPLAAMGISTTVVAFILGIQMALANGTQLVLSRAFGSGLKQSLSKAFWAGLTLNLSAALIFWVLLTYFNQPLIDILTKDSSLHQQISSYLNITKYLVLYTALTQVMIALFNSLGKTKIPFKGYLIELPVNAILSYFLIHGIHDFDGLGVQGAALGSVIAMTLRLIYLTLCVHYDPNITLSLSVTRQEFQTNIKRHLIEIFPVAANVTILLIGATLYQLLYSQLNINAYVAITLVMPWIRAGTQFMAAWAHSSAISISQAIGSKKMDDLAQNVNTSIDVTVGISVVCAAGFAALSFVIGDIYPDLDESTYIALSAIAPLYIFLPIVRGYNTVHGNVLRALGKTTAVFKINFTGQWVISIPLCAMIILGFDGSIFWAFAVQPFEEIVKALPFRQLARKSLNEFDMQKAEKLMYD, from the coding sequence ATGCAGTCTATGCTAATGATTGATACTTATTTGGTTTCCTCTTTAGGTGAAATACCCTTAGCGGCTATGGGTATTTCAACGACCGTAGTTGCCTTTATTCTCGGCATCCAGATGGCGCTGGCGAACGGTACTCAACTTGTTCTAAGTCGCGCTTTTGGTTCTGGTCTCAAGCAATCTCTTTCAAAAGCTTTTTGGGCAGGGCTAACACTAAACCTTTCAGCCGCGCTTATTTTCTGGGTGTTGCTTACTTATTTCAATCAGCCATTAATCGACATCCTCACCAAGGATTCATCACTTCACCAACAGATATCAAGTTACCTCAACATCACCAAGTATTTAGTGCTTTACACCGCGCTAACGCAAGTGATGATTGCTTTGTTCAACAGTTTAGGAAAAACCAAGATCCCATTTAAAGGGTACCTGATTGAATTACCGGTGAATGCAATTTTGTCTTACTTCCTGATTCATGGCATTCATGATTTTGATGGCCTAGGTGTACAAGGAGCAGCGTTGGGCAGCGTGATCGCAATGACTTTGCGTCTAATATACTTAACCCTCTGCGTTCATTACGATCCCAATATCACCCTGTCGCTTTCTGTCACCAGGCAAGAGTTTCAGACAAACATTAAAAGGCACTTGATTGAAATCTTTCCCGTTGCTGCTAATGTCACGATTTTGTTGATTGGGGCAACGCTATATCAGTTGCTTTATTCGCAGCTTAACATCAATGCTTATGTTGCCATTACGTTGGTCATGCCTTGGATTAGAGCGGGCACTCAGTTTATGGCGGCATGGGCTCATTCTTCGGCGATCAGTATTAGTCAGGCCATTGGCTCTAAAAAAATGGATGATTTAGCCCAGAATGTTAATACCAGTATTGATGTCACGGTTGGAATATCGGTGGTATGTGCCGCAGGCTTTGCCGCTCTGTCATTTGTTATTGGTGACATTTACCCTGATCTTGACGAGTCAACCTACATTGCGTTGTCTGCCATTGCCCCGCTCTACATTTTTTTGCCCATTGTTCGGGGCTATAACACGGTGCATGGAAACGTGCTCCGCGCACTAGGAAAAACAACTGCGGTCTTTAAAATCAACTTTACTGGGCAGTGGGTTATTTCGATCCCCTTATGTGCCATGATCATATTGGGCTTCGATGGTTCGATTTTCTGGGCCTTTGCCGTTCAGCCTTTTGAGGAAATAGTTAAAGCTTTGCCGTTTAGACAACTGGCAAGAAAATCGCTTAATGAATTTGATATGCAAAAAGCGGAAAAGCTCATGTACGATTAA
- a CDS encoding FadR/GntR family transcriptional regulator — MSGSFNSISGSKRSLHVQVAREIARGILSGDLPQGSIIPGEMVLCEQFGISRTALREAVKLLTSKGLLESKPKVGTRVVNRAYWNFLDPQLIEWMDGLADIDQFCLQFLGLRRAIEPEACALAATHATAEQRIELSGIFQKMVEVSEAEVFDQDLWTDIDMKFHSLIFNATGNDFYLPFGHILTTMFVNFIVHSSEEGSTCINEHRQIYDAIMAGNSAKAREASANHLQEANHRLPVAS; from the coding sequence ATGTCAGGTTCTTTTAACTCAATATCTGGTTCAAAACGTAGCCTACACGTGCAAGTAGCCCGAGAGATAGCACGGGGTATTTTGTCTGGAGATCTTCCTCAGGGCTCAATCATTCCGGGTGAAATGGTGCTGTGTGAACAGTTTGGTATTAGCCGTACTGCGTTGCGAGAAGCCGTGAAACTGCTGACTTCTAAGGGCTTATTAGAGTCTAAGCCTAAAGTGGGTACCCGTGTAGTAAACCGTGCGTATTGGAATTTTCTTGATCCTCAATTGATTGAGTGGATGGATGGACTGGCCGATATCGACCAATTCTGCTTACAATTTCTTGGTCTGCGCCGAGCGATCGAGCCTGAAGCTTGTGCTCTTGCCGCGACCCATGCGACCGCTGAGCAGCGAATCGAACTGTCTGGAATTTTTCAGAAAATGGTCGAAGTGTCGGAAGCCGAGGTGTTTGATCAAGATCTCTGGACCGATATCGATATGAAGTTCCATAGCCTTATTTTTAACGCAACAGGGAACGATTTTTACCTGCCTTTTGGTCATATACTGACGACGATGTTTGTGAACTTTATTGTCCACTCTTCAGAAGAGGGAAGTACTTGTATCAATGAACACCGCCAGATTTATGATGCAATAATGGCTGGAAACAGTGCGAAAGCACGTGAGGCTTCTGCCAATCATTTACAAGAGGCGAACCACAGGCTTCCTGTCGCAAGTTAA
- a CDS encoding FadR/GntR family transcriptional regulator: MTIFSLVSNSSRRIHVQVARQIARSILSGELKEHQKLPNEIELCEIFGVSRTALRESTKLLSAKGLISSKPKVGTHILPRNQWHFLDPQLLEWIQDLEDTQPFLSQFLGLRKAIEPEACALAAINATVEQRKTLSVLFQKMTIAANRFDYDEWTIYDHLFHQAIFVSTQNQFYIPFGNILSTIFKQFIDHSAEGGRFCLAEHNAIYEAIMSGEPDRARTSSIVLLNDENQKLAQVPIQ, translated from the coding sequence ATGACAATTTTTTCATTGGTGAGTAATTCAAGTCGTAGGATTCATGTGCAAGTCGCTCGGCAAATCGCACGAAGCATTCTTTCGGGGGAGCTTAAAGAGCATCAAAAGTTACCCAATGAAATCGAACTGTGTGAGATTTTTGGTGTGAGTAGAACTGCGCTACGTGAATCGACCAAGCTTTTGTCGGCAAAAGGGTTGATATCATCCAAACCCAAGGTAGGGACACATATCTTACCGAGAAATCAGTGGCATTTTCTGGACCCTCAGCTTTTGGAATGGATCCAAGACCTAGAAGATACTCAGCCATTTTTATCGCAATTTTTGGGATTGAGAAAAGCAATTGAGCCTGAAGCCTGTGCGCTTGCCGCCATCAACGCGACGGTAGAGCAAAGGAAAACCTTGTCAGTCTTGTTTCAAAAAATGACCATCGCAGCCAATCGTTTTGATTATGATGAATGGACAATCTACGACCACTTGTTTCACCAGGCGATATTCGTATCAACCCAAAATCAGTTCTATATCCCTTTTGGAAATATTCTATCTACGATTTTTAAGCAATTTATCGACCATTCCGCCGAAGGAGGACGCTTTTGCCTTGCAGAACACAATGCGATTTATGAAGCCATTATGTCGGGAGAACCAGACCGAGCACGAACGTCTTCTATCGTTCTGCTCAACGATGAGAACCAAAAACTCGCTCAAGTTCCAATTCAATGA
- a CDS encoding DUF294 nucleotidyltransferase-like domain-containing protein, translating into MPQSLLPNIIQFIGQIDPFDKIPKEALRELAFTVQITYLSKGEVVELDDEGKEKFLYIVRTGSMEQRKSDGVLRARLGSEDLFGFTFFDTNIDSDKSYRATAIENTLLYLIPHSALQALFKSFPSCAEHFASQAQVRLKSALDVVWSNKEKGLFIRKVEDVASGKVAVVTADQTIQQVAHEMRIVHRTSCAVIYENDNIVGLITDRDMTKRVIAHRVDVDRPISDVMTHSPLTIKPDDLVLHAASVMMQFNIRNLPVVKDNKVIGLLTTSHLVQNHRVQAIFLIEKIKYATEPSALASFTAERQAIFEALVEGKVAPETVGKVMTMIMDAYTRRFIQFAIDKLGPPPCDFSWIVAGSHARNEVHMLSDQDSAIVLDDSATDNDRVYFQHFAQIVTNGLASCDYPLCPGKYMAATPKWCQPLNVWKHYYKKWVSNPEYERLLNISVFLEIRTIYGNKEFETVLRDELHSNIKNNREFLGTLVKDAINTNPPLGIFNSLVLEKSGENKKTLNVKKYAINLIIDLARIYGLAVESDVSATEERFAAAHEKGLLSEDALKNILGAYQFILSFRFNHQLEALKSGQIPDNNINPNSFGSFERKHLKDAFRIIADLQDAAKVRFGNR; encoded by the coding sequence ATGCCTCAATCTCTTCTCCCAAACATCATTCAGTTCATTGGTCAAATAGACCCCTTCGACAAAATACCGAAAGAGGCACTTCGAGAACTGGCCTTCACGGTACAAATTACTTATCTAAGTAAAGGAGAAGTGGTTGAACTGGATGATGAAGGTAAAGAGAAGTTCTTATACATCGTGAGAACAGGTTCGATGGAACAACGAAAATCCGATGGTGTACTCAGAGCAAGATTAGGCTCTGAAGACTTGTTTGGCTTCACCTTCTTTGATACCAATATTGATTCCGACAAAAGTTACCGGGCAACGGCCATCGAGAATACGCTTCTTTATCTTATTCCTCATTCTGCACTTCAAGCCCTGTTCAAAAGCTTTCCGAGCTGCGCGGAGCATTTTGCCTCACAAGCGCAAGTTCGCCTAAAGTCTGCCTTGGATGTTGTTTGGTCGAATAAAGAGAAAGGTCTTTTCATTCGCAAAGTGGAAGACGTAGCCAGTGGAAAAGTGGCCGTTGTTACTGCCGATCAGACGATCCAACAAGTTGCCCATGAAATGCGTATTGTTCATCGTACATCGTGCGCCGTCATTTATGAGAACGATAACATTGTTGGCTTAATCACCGATCGAGATATGACAAAACGCGTTATTGCTCACCGAGTGGATGTAGATCGCCCAATATCTGACGTGATGACACATTCACCTCTGACCATCAAGCCAGATGATCTAGTCCTTCATGCGGCTTCCGTTATGATGCAGTTCAACATTCGTAACCTGCCCGTAGTAAAAGACAATAAGGTGATCGGCTTATTAACCACTTCTCACCTGGTTCAGAATCACCGTGTACAAGCGATTTTCTTGATTGAAAAAATCAAATATGCCACGGAACCAAGTGCACTCGCGAGTTTCACTGCCGAAAGACAAGCCATCTTTGAAGCGTTGGTCGAAGGGAAAGTGGCCCCTGAAACTGTAGGTAAAGTCATGACCATGATCATGGATGCTTACACGCGAAGGTTCATTCAATTCGCGATTGACAAGCTAGGGCCGCCACCGTGTGACTTTTCGTGGATTGTGGCTGGGTCGCATGCGCGAAACGAAGTTCACATGCTGTCAGATCAAGACAGCGCCATTGTTCTTGATGATTCTGCAACCGACAATGATCGGGTTTATTTCCAGCATTTTGCGCAGATCGTGACAAATGGCCTCGCGAGTTGTGATTATCCATTGTGTCCAGGTAAATACATGGCCGCGACACCAAAATGGTGCCAGCCGTTAAACGTGTGGAAGCACTACTATAAAAAATGGGTGTCTAACCCAGAATACGAGCGTTTGCTTAATATCAGCGTTTTCCTAGAAATTCGCACGATTTATGGTAATAAAGAGTTTGAAACGGTATTACGTGATGAACTTCATTCGAACATCAAGAATAATCGAGAGTTCTTGGGTACGCTGGTGAAAGATGCGATAAATACCAATCCGCCTTTGGGTATTTTCAACAGCCTCGTGTTGGAAAAGTCAGGGGAAAATAAGAAAACACTGAATGTAAAAAAATACGCCATTAACCTTATCATCGATCTAGCGCGAATTTACGGCTTAGCGGTAGAAAGCGATGTGTCGGCAACCGAAGAACGTTTTGCCGCTGCCCACGAGAAAGGGCTGCTCAGTGAAGATGCCCTTAAAAATATCCTAGGTGCGTATCAGTTCATTTTATCCTTCCGATTCAATCACCAGCTTGAAGCCTTAAAAAGTGGCCAAATACCGGATAACAACATCAACCCGAATAGCTTTGGCAGTTTTGAACGAAAGCATTTGAAAGATGCATTTAGAATCATCGCAGATTTGCAAGATGCCGCTAAAGTGCGCTTTGGGAATCGCTAA
- a CDS encoding TetR/AcrR family transcriptional regulator: MPKVVDRDAYRKELATKAVEIFSEHGLNGLGMRGIAEALGVSKSALYHYFPSKEALFAACTELVLEPHTLYGIEEGSPLPENKEQAINQLITALDSRFKGEMTVLLDYVKNRDSQDIANDHLLKMADTKFLAELSKLVGEANATQAYALLLGGLMTRLLNGNQTQVEEIAGWILNLPCGVTEK, encoded by the coding sequence ATGCCAAAAGTTGTAGATCGTGATGCTTACCGCAAGGAGCTTGCAACCAAAGCGGTTGAGATTTTTTCTGAGCATGGATTGAATGGTCTGGGTATGAGAGGCATCGCTGAGGCGTTGGGTGTCTCTAAGAGTGCGCTTTACCACTACTTTCCGAGTAAAGAAGCGTTATTTGCAGCATGTACTGAATTAGTGCTAGAGCCTCATACACTCTATGGTATCGAAGAGGGCAGCCCTCTACCTGAAAACAAAGAACAAGCTATTAACCAACTGATTACTGCGCTTGATAGCCGCTTTAAAGGTGAAATGACGGTGCTGTTGGATTACGTAAAGAATCGAGACAGCCAAGATATCGCCAATGATCATCTGCTAAAGATGGCGGATACCAAATTTCTCGCAGAGCTGAGCAAACTTGTTGGTGAGGCGAATGCCACTCAAGCCTATGCGCTATTACTAGGAGGGCTAATGACCCGCTTATTGAATGGAAATCAGACTCAGGTAGAAGAGATTGCAGGATGGATCTTAAATTTGCCTTGTGGTGTCACTGAGAAATAA